The region GATCGTTTCGATCGACAAAACCAGCACAGTCTGCCCGGGAAGATTTGGAAAACCTGATTTGGACCTAATCCTTGCAAGGTAATCTGGGGCGAACTATTGTAGATTGAATGGAAATCCCAACTTACGCGGATTTTCTTTACTTGTCGGACTAGCTGATTCAGGTAAGTTTCGCCTGAACTGACTCCTTTCCCTAACCGAGCTTTTGAACGGCTCCATTTAGGCCGCTGGGCACTTCACGAGCGTGTGAAGCGCGTCCTGGCCTATCGCGATAAAACCGGAGAACTTTCGAATGAAAGCCTTTGTGCTCCCGCGCGTTCGTTTTGCCCTGCTGACGCTTCTGAGCATGGCCTTGGCGACTCCATCGCTTCAGGCTGGCTTGATCGGCAATAACTTCAACCAAAGAGCTGTGGGTGGTGTGTCGATTGATGCCAGCGGCCAGCTGACATCCGCTCCGCCGGAAGTGAAGCGCGAGCTGCGTCAGGAAATGATGAACGCCCTGGAGAAAGTCCCCGGCGACTTGGCCACTCCGGTCAAGATGCGAAAGGTTTCGCTTCGCGGTTTGAACAACGCGATGAAAGCCGCTTTCGAGAACAAAGCAGGCAAACTGCCTGACGCGGTCAAGTACATGGCCGGTCTGCAGCGTATCGAATACGTCTTCGTCGACGAAGCCAACAACGACGTGATCTTGGCCGGTCCTGCTGAAGGTTGGACTGTCGATCAGTCGGGCAACGTTGTCGGCGTGACGACCGGTCGTCCGGTTCTGTTGCTGGAAGACTTCATTGTTGCCATGCGAAGCACCGAAGAAGCTCGTCGCGGTGGCATCACCTGTTCAATCGATCCAACCGCCGAAGGTCGTCAGAACCTGGACAATTACCTGGCCAGCCTGACTCGTATGGACGCCAGCGTGAAAGCGGGCGTCGAACGTGCGATGGGTGCCCAAGTGATCACCATCACCGGCGTGCCCAAGGAAAGCCACTTCGCTCGCGTGTTGGTTGCCGCTGACTTCCGCATGAAGCGTATCGCCATGCACTTGGACCCAAGCCCAGTTCGCGGCTTGCCAAGCTACTTGGACATGCTTCCTTCGGCTCGTTCCGTTCAGAACGCAATGCCACGTTGGTGGTTGGCTTGCAACTACCAGCCACTGGCTCAAAGCGAAGATGGCCTGGCCTGGCAGTTGCGTGGTCCTGGCGTCAAAGCCATGACCGAAGATGAAATCATCGCCGAAGATGGTACCGTCTCGCAAACCGGCAAGACGAGCGCCATTCCACAAAAGTGGGCCGACGCGATGACGAAGAACTACGAAGAGCTTTCCACAGAAGACAAAGTCTTCGGTGACCTGCGAAACTGCATGGACATGTGCGTGATCGCCGCTCTGCTGGAAAAGGAACAACTGCTCACGAAGGCCAACCTCGACTTGGACATGATCAAGAGCAGCACCAGCCCTGTGCGACTGAACGAGTACCCAACGCCGGACACCGTGCCGACGTTCTTCAGTGCCATGAAGAAGGGTCGCCAATGGGTGATCACTGCCTCGGGTGGCGTCGACATCAACTCGTGGGAAGTTGCCAGCCACACCGAAAACGTCGCTGGAATGGACAAGCTGCGAACCGAACAGCTGGCCGCTAACACCAACGACATGTGGTGGTGGAACTAAGTTCCGAGCGATCGCTTCAACGAAAGACAAAGAACGGCCTTCCCTTGCGAAGGCCGTTTTTTTATTGCGCCCTCAGGTTAACCCATTTGATGTTCGGCAGATGCGGAGCGATGTCCGGAAAGACTTCGTCAACCGCTCCCTCTTCGGCACAAGCTTGCCAGTCACGCAGGGCAGGGCGGTCGATCGATTTCACGAGCACAAACCGCTCGGCTCCCCACAAAGCAGCCAGACCGCCAGCAATTGCATCACTCGTCAAACGCCAATCGCTGGGGATAGAACCGCATATCGTTTCGACCTGCGGCAAAAGCGTGTTCCAGCTGTCGATGACGTCCCACACCTGAATCGAAGGAGGCTCGCTGCCGCGTTGAAATGCCTCTATGTCTGCCAGCTGCTGACTTACATCCTTCACCGGCTGAAGCTGGAACATGCCGGCGACCAGGCTCGCTGAAAGCCGCATCGCATCGAGGGCGAGATGATGACTGTGCCGCGGATCAAGACGATGCACCTGATCGATCTGCCGCACGGCGTCAGCAAACAGTCCGCCGCCGGGAATGATGACGGTCGGCAACCGAGGCTCGTAGTTGGCATGCAGCCGAAAGAGTCGATCGGCCAAGTCAGGCAGATCGAAAAGGCTTCCGCCAACTTTCCAAACGGCAAATGCCATCGGTTCGATGTCCCCAAGTAACGCTTGCAGAAAACTCAGGTCCCCAAGTCCCTCGATTCGATGAGGAGACCGGAAAGCGTATTGTCAGGCACTTGCCGCAGACTGTCTACGTGCGGAATGCAATCTAGTCCCACGATTCCTGAGCGAGGAGAGCCAACGCGTAGGCCGGAGCACAGCGGGCCGCGTTCGCGCCGATCAAGTCGGTCAGGTACTCGCGATGCGTCACTACTCCGGCGTTATCGAGGGCCGCTTCGGCCAGGAAATCGCCGTGACCGCTGATCACCGTCAGATCGACGCTTAACTCGAGCGACTCGACGACCTGGCGAATCCCGGCCGCGATCTTCCGGACCATGATCGAATTCAGCTCGCGAGCCACTTCGTTGATCTCGGTCCAAGTCACCTCGTCACCGTCGGCACAGATCATTCGAGCAAGGCGCGTCTTTGCGAACTCTCGCGTAGCAGGGCGACCGTCGGCGGTTCCGTGGTTCTCTGGCTCTTCATCGAAAAGCCCCAGCGCGAGCAAGATATCAATCGACGTCGCGAACCATTCATTGGCGATCGGGCAGCGTTTGCCACGGA is a window of Bremerella sp. TYQ1 DNA encoding:
- a CDS encoding DUF1598 domain-containing protein, with product MKAFVLPRVRFALLTLLSMALATPSLQAGLIGNNFNQRAVGGVSIDASGQLTSAPPEVKRELRQEMMNALEKVPGDLATPVKMRKVSLRGLNNAMKAAFENKAGKLPDAVKYMAGLQRIEYVFVDEANNDVILAGPAEGWTVDQSGNVVGVTTGRPVLLLEDFIVAMRSTEEARRGGITCSIDPTAEGRQNLDNYLASLTRMDASVKAGVERAMGAQVITITGVPKESHFARVLVAADFRMKRIAMHLDPSPVRGLPSYLDMLPSARSVQNAMPRWWLACNYQPLAQSEDGLAWQLRGPGVKAMTEDEIIAEDGTVSQTGKTSAIPQKWADAMTKNYEELSTEDKVFGDLRNCMDMCVIAALLEKEQLLTKANLDLDMIKSSTSPVRLNEYPTPDTVPTFFSAMKKGRQWVITASGGVDINSWEVASHTENVAGMDKLRTEQLAANTNDMWWWN